GCAGCCTACGTGTTCGCGCTCTCCTGCGTGACCCCGTTCTACGCGCGCGCCTTCGACCGCTTCGGCCAGGCCCGTGTGGGCAGGCTCGCGCTCGCCGTGCAGGTCGCGGCCATGTTGGGCTTCGCGTTCGGCGCGCTGATGCGTGTGCCGATTCCGCTGCTGTTCGTGCTCGCCGTGGTCATGGGCTTGACCCAGTTCTCCTTCGGCGCGCTGGTGCGTACCCGTTGGGCGTATGCGTTGCGCGGCGTCGACGACGGCGAGCGGCTGCTCAATACCGCCTATGCGATGGAAGCCGCCATCGACGAGGTCGTGTTCATTCTGGGCCCGATCCTCGCCGCGTGGCTGGCCACTTCCGTGCATCCGGTCAGCCAGCTGTTCGTGCCGACGTTGGCCTGCGGCATCGGCGGCACCGTATTCTTCATGCTCAAATCCACGCAGCCCAAGCCGATGGTCGAACAGGTCCAGACCGTCGCGTCGCCCGTCGCTGAATCCGCACTCGAGTCCGCCGACGGCGGGACGGACACGCTGTCGCTGAGCCAGCTGCGCCATCAGGGCACCAAGCCGAAGAACGTGCTGTTGTACACGGGTGTGCTGCCGTTGCTGGTGGTGTTCGTCGTCTTCAACATGAGCTTCACCTCCTTCGACGTGTCCATCACCGCGGCCATGCAGGAGGCGGGCGTCGAGAAGTTCCTCGGCCTGCAGCTCGCCATGTTCGCCGTCGGCTCGTGCATCGGCGCGGTGGTGTTCGGCTCCCGCCAGCTCAAAGGCTCGCATTGGGCTCATATGGTGATCTTCCTCGGTCTGCTCACCATCGGTTTCGTGCTGTTCCGTCTGACGATGGACAACTTCTTCCTGCTGGGAGTGGTGGAGATTCTCGCCGGTCTGTGCGTCTCGCCGCTGTTCACCACCGGCAACCTCATCGTCAAAAGCCTGGTGCCGGCCGAATCGCTCACCGAAGGCCTCTCTTGGCTGTCCACCGCAGGCACGGTGGGCACTTCCATCGGCTCGTCGATCGGCGGCATCGTGCTCGATGCCTCCGGCGTGCATTCCGGCATGATGCTGCCCTGGATTTTCACCGCCGCCGCACTGCCCCTCGCCTTCCTGGGCTGGCGGCTCTCCCATCGCCCATCCCAGCACTGAGCCATACCTCCGTCATACCGGGCGAACCCCTCGTCATGCGAAGCCCTCGTCATGCCGAGCGAAGTCGAGGCATCTCATGGCTTGAGATCCTTGCGCCTCGCTACGCTCCGCTCAGGATGACGAAGAGGAAATGCGTCCGCTCAGGATGACGAAGAGGAACTACGTCCGCTCAGACTGACGGGCGGCTTTCGCGACAAGCATGTGGACTTGGGGGTGTGTTCCGCCATGGCCCGCGCTACGCTTTTGGGAAGAATGACGGAGCCCTATCGTGAGGATGGGCCATGAACGGTAAGGAGCGAATATGATCAAGGTTTCCGTGGTTGGCGCGAAGGGACGTATGGGCCGTCATGTGGTGGACGCGGTGAACGGCGCGCCCGACATGCAGCTGGCGCTCACGCTTGACGCGGGCGACGACCTGACCCAGATCACCCCGGACAACACCGACGTGGTGGTGGAATTCACCGTGCCGTCCGTCACGCTCGACAATGTGCTCACGCTGATCGCGCAGGGAGTCGACGTGGTGGTGGGCACCACCGGCTGGACCGACGAGCGTCTCGACCAGGTGCGTGAGGCGCTCGCCAAGGCCCCGCGCGAGGGGCAGAAGGCGTTCATCGCGCCGAACTTCGCCATCTCCGCCGTGCTGGCCGATTATTTCTCCACGCAGGCGGCGAAGTATTTCGAATCCGTCGAGGTGATCGAACTGCACCATCCGAACAAGGTGGACGCCCCCTCCGGCACCGCGATCCACACGGCGCAGGGCATCGCCGCGGCCCGCAAGGCCGCCGGACTGCCGGCCGTGCCGGACGCCACCGAAACCGACGGCGGCTCGCGCGGCCAGTCGGTTGACGGCATCCAGGTGCACGCCGTGCGTCTGCGCGGGCTCAACGCCCATGAGGAGGTGCTGTTCGGCAACGCGGGGGAGCAGCTGACGATCCGCGCCGACAGCTTCGACCGCGGCTCCTTCATGCCGGGCGTGCTGCTCGCCGCGCGCAAGCTAGCCTCCGACGCCCCCGCGGGCCTCACCGTCGGCCTGGCCAACTTCCTCGACCTCTAGATAAACTATGAGAGTGGGGCGCTGCGCATACCTATGCTCGACCGTAAAGACTTGGCCTGAGCGGCCCGGAGCGTGTCGAGCATAGGTATGCGCAGCGCCCCACGGCCCCAAACACCAAGTTTCGCCAAAGTGAAAGCGTCCATAACGAGAAGTACGGTGAACATTATGAGTGAGCATGACATCCATCTTCTGAATCCAGCCCCGTTCGGCCGCATCCTTCCCGCGATGGTCACTCCGATGAAGGCCGATGGCAGCGTCGATTTCGATGCCGCGCAGAAGCTGGCCAAGGCGTTGGTCGCCGACGGCGCGGATGGCATCGTGGTCAATGGCACCACCGGCGAATCGCCCGTCACCCATATCGACGAGAAGGTCGACCTCGTGCGCGCGGTCAAAGAGGTCGTGGATGTGCCCGTCATTTCGGGCGCCGGCTCCAACGACACCGCGCATACCGTGCGTATGGTCGAACAGACCCAGGAGGCGGGCGCCGACGCGGTGCTCGTCGTCATGCCCTACTATTCCCGTCCCTCCCAGGACGGCGTCGTCGGCCACTACAAGGCCGTCAACGACTCCACCGACAAGCCGATCATCGTCTACGATGTGCCCGGCCGCACCGGCCTGAAGGTCACGGTCGACACCTACGACCGTCTGGCTGCGCTCGACCATGTCGTGGCCGTCAAGGACGCCACCGGCGACCTCGCCGCGGCGGTCGAGAAGCAGCAGCGCACCGGTCTAGCCTGGTATTCGGGCGACGACGGTCTGTTCCTGCCGTTCCTGTCCATCGGCGCGGTGGGCATCATCTCCGTGATCGCGCACGTCGCCTCCGCGCCGATGCGCGAACTGGCCGAGGCCTTCGACCGCGGCGACATCCACGAGGCGCAGCGCCTCGCCAACCAGCTCGCGCCGCTGGTGCACGCCCTGAACGGCGACGGCTATCAGGCCGTGATGGCCAAAGCCGCCTGCCGTGTCAACGGCACGCTTGAATCCACCGAAATGCGTCTGCCGAACATCGGCCCGGACGCCATCCAGCTCGACAAGGCCGAGGAGGGCATGCGCGCCTCCGGCCTGCTCTGAGCGGACGCACCCCACGTCGCCTCCGTGAGAGCACGAAGGCAATAACCATAAGAAACCAACGAAAGTACATGGCACAAGAAAACAACACCAACGATTCCAACACCTCATCCTCAACCCGCGGCACCCGCCGCCGCGGCTCCGCCAAAACCGCCACCACCAAGGCCACGGCGAAATCCACCGCGAACACCGGCGCGAAGTCTGGTGCAAAGGCGAAGAACACGACCGCGAACAAGTCCGGCCAGCGCGGCGGCAGGGGCGGCAGCCGTCCCCGCCACCAGAACAACTCCACGCAGGCCACCGCGCCCCAGCAGAATGCGACCCTGATCGCGCCGCCGAAGTACCGCAAGGGCTCGATGCGCATCACCCCGCTCGGCGGCCTGGGTGAAATCGGCCGCAATATGAACGTGGTCGAATACAACGGCCATCTGCTGCTCATCGACTGCGGCGTGCTCTTCCCCGAAGAGGAGCAGCCGGGCGTGGACCTGATCCTGCCCGACTTCAGCTATATCAAGGATCGCCTCGACCAGGTCGACGCGCTCGTGCTCACCCACGGCCATGAGGACCATATCGGCGGCGTGCCCTACCTGCTCAAGCTGCGTCCGGACATCCCGCTGATCGGCTCCAAGCTCACGCTTGCCTTCGTGGACGCCAAGTGCAAGGAGCAC
Above is a window of Bifidobacterium eulemuris DNA encoding:
- a CDS encoding MFS transporter → MTDTRRARKTTVNDGGGHTPKASPYARLFRIPGAKAFCVSGAVARLPISMMSLGIVLALNHLYDNWTVAGTMSAAYVFALSCVTPFYARAFDRFGQARVGRLALAVQVAAMLGFAFGALMRVPIPLLFVLAVVMGLTQFSFGALVRTRWAYALRGVDDGERLLNTAYAMEAAIDEVVFILGPILAAWLATSVHPVSQLFVPTLACGIGGTVFFMLKSTQPKPMVEQVQTVASPVAESALESADGGTDTLSLSQLRHQGTKPKNVLLYTGVLPLLVVFVVFNMSFTSFDVSITAAMQEAGVEKFLGLQLAMFAVGSCIGAVVFGSRQLKGSHWAHMVIFLGLLTIGFVLFRLTMDNFFLLGVVEILAGLCVSPLFTTGNLIVKSLVPAESLTEGLSWLSTAGTVGTSIGSSIGGIVLDASGVHSGMMLPWIFTAAALPLAFLGWRLSHRPSQH
- the dapB gene encoding 4-hydroxy-tetrahydrodipicolinate reductase; the encoded protein is MIKVSVVGAKGRMGRHVVDAVNGAPDMQLALTLDAGDDLTQITPDNTDVVVEFTVPSVTLDNVLTLIAQGVDVVVGTTGWTDERLDQVREALAKAPREGQKAFIAPNFAISAVLADYFSTQAAKYFESVEVIELHHPNKVDAPSGTAIHTAQGIAAARKAAGLPAVPDATETDGGSRGQSVDGIQVHAVRLRGLNAHEEVLFGNAGEQLTIRADSFDRGSFMPGVLLAARKLASDAPAGLTVGLANFLDL
- the dapA gene encoding 4-hydroxy-tetrahydrodipicolinate synthase; amino-acid sequence: MSEHDIHLLNPAPFGRILPAMVTPMKADGSVDFDAAQKLAKALVADGADGIVVNGTTGESPVTHIDEKVDLVRAVKEVVDVPVISGAGSNDTAHTVRMVEQTQEAGADAVLVVMPYYSRPSQDGVVGHYKAVNDSTDKPIIVYDVPGRTGLKVTVDTYDRLAALDHVVAVKDATGDLAAAVEKQQRTGLAWYSGDDGLFLPFLSIGAVGIISVIAHVASAPMRELAEAFDRGDIHEAQRLANQLAPLVHALNGDGYQAVMAKAACRVNGTLESTEMRLPNIGPDAIQLDKAEEGMRASGLL